One part of the Anopheles coustani chromosome 2, idAnoCousDA_361_x.2, whole genome shotgun sequence genome encodes these proteins:
- the LOC131265238 gene encoding uncharacterized protein LOC131265238: MKWIPKQLLHSFPNVEILHLENLQTKTVKSEALRNGTRIKRLYLGKNNIEALDDDVFDGLHSVEHISLAENRLAALPPTLFQQTRKLKTLTVAGNNLERIEDGTFQLTTELKYVNISNNKVNFFRLALIPSLLDIDVSYNKLEEVALSQRVQYLNASHNLIGIVTGFSRMLRVLDLTSNNIQQTRWVQQFPGLVELYLSHNQLQEIESEPFLQLERLQILLLNNNQLFTVDTSMDLPMLRVFDLSHNNLVNLDNTAYHLNKLESLSLDHNSLVMITPRVKNNQIRISLASNDWDCENLRTLTSALSKTAIKDRDENCATPYEEIGGICCRQNAGTPYLERLLEINKESRKCEVDLPTTATTRGIPPDKELNES, encoded by the coding sequence ATGAAATGGATTCCAAAGCAACTGTTACACTCGTTTCCAAACGTAGAAATACTGCATCTGGAAAATCTACAAACTAAAACCGTTAAGTCGGAAGCTTTGCGTAACGGTACCAGGATCAAACGGTTGTACCTCGGCAAAAATAATATCGAAGCTCTGGATGATGATGTGTTCGATGGTCTTCATTCGGTGGAGCATATATCTCTTGCCGAAAATCGACTTGCTGCCCTACCGCCAACCTTATTCCAGCAAACGCGCAAACTGAAGACACTCACAGTTGCTGGTAACAATTTGGAACGAATCGAAGATGGGACTTTTCAGTTGACAACCGAACTCAAGTACGTTAACATTTCCAACAATAAAGTTAACTTCTTCAGATTGGCTCTGATTCCAAGCCTTCTTGACATCGACGTGAGTTACAACAAGCTTGAGGAGGTGGCCTTGTCACAGAGAGTCCAATATCTGAATGCATCACACAATCTAATCGGAATCGTGACCGGATTCAGCCGAATGTTGAGGGTACTCGATCTGAcgtccaacaacattcaacaaACTCGTTGGGTCCAACAGTTTCCAGGGCTGGTCGAGCTTTACCTTTCGCACAACCAATTGCAAGAAATAGAGTCCGAGCCATTTTTGCAGCTAGAACGTCTGCAAATCTTACTACTGAACAACAACCAACTGTTCACCGTCGATACTTCGATGGACCTGCCGATGCTGAGAGTGTTCGATCTATCGCACAACAATTTGGTAAATCTTGACAATACGGCATACCACCTGAATAAGCTTGAATCGCTTTCACTCGATCATAATTCGTTGGTGATGATTACACCAAGGGTCAAGAACAACCAGATACGCATTTCACTCGCTTCTAATGATTGGGATTGTGAAAATTTGCGGACACTTACATCGGCCCTGTCTAAAACTGCCATCAAAGATCGAGATGAAAATTGCGCTACACCGTACGAAGAGATCGGAGGCATTTGCTGCCGACAAAACGCGGGAACTCCGTATTTGGAAAGACTTctagaaataaacaaagaatCCCGTAAATGCGAGGTGGAT